The region AACAGCAGGCCGCTGCCACCGAATCTGCGATGGCCCAGGCCATCGCGACGGTGAATGATTTCGTCAACAGATCGGTCACCGCGCAGAGAGCGGAGGCCTGGCGGCGCATCGCCGAAATTTTCAGCCGCGCCAGCGGGGATCTGCGCCAGATCCGCACCTTGACGGAGAGGCAGTTCGCCGCCGAGCAGGGCAATGATCTCGCAGCCGTCGCCGCGACCCAGAACGGCCTCAACGCCAGCCGCGAATCCTGGAACAGGAATCTCGTTCAGGCCCGCAGCGTTCTCGGCGAAGCCATCACGATCGGGCAGAGGCGGATCGGCGAGGTCTACGAGCAGAGCAGGATGTCGATCATCCTGGCCGTGGCGGTCGCGGCGCTCCTGAGCGTCCTGATCACCTATGCCCTGCGCTCCTCGATAACAGGCCCCCTCGGCAACTTCATGAGCTTCGTCGAGCGGGTCGGGCGCGGGGAACTCGGCGGCCAGAAGGCTCTGGCCGGCAAGGACGAGATCGGACATCTCGGCGCCACGCTCAACACCATGGTCGACGGCCTGCGCCAGCTCGCCCAACAGAGCCGGGAGGCGACGGAAAACCTGAATGCCGCGGCGGCGGAAATCCGGGCCTCGACCCAGGAACAGGCGGCCTCGGTCGAGGAGCAACTGGCGGCCGTTCAGGAAACCGCCGCGACGGTCGACGAGATCACGCATTCGGGAACCCAGATCGGAAAGCGTGCGCAGGAGGTCATCGCATCCGCCCAGGCCGCGGCGCAGACCAGCGTCTCAGGATTGCAGGCTGTCGAGGAAACGGCCCGTGCCATGGACGCCATCCGCGAACAGGCGGAAGCGGTGGCGGAGAACATCGTCGCCCTGAGCGAGAAGACGCAGGCCGTCGGCGAGATCATCACCTCCGTCAACGACATTTCCGAACGCACGCATCTGCTCGCGCTGAACGCCGCCATCGAGGCGGCGGCGGCCGGCGAGAACGGGCGCAGCTTCGCGGTGGTGGCCTCCGAGATGAAGACGCTCGCCGATCAGGCGAAGGATGCGACGCTGCAAGTCCGCTCGATCCTGGGCGACATTCAGCGCGGCATCAACTCGTCCGTGATGCTCACGGAGGAAGCCGTGAAGCGGGTCGCGGCCGGCAAGGAGCGCACCGACATCACCCAGCAGACCATTACCGGCATCTCCGGCCAGATTCAGGAGAGCGTCCAGACCTTCCAGCAGATCATCGCGTCGACCAATCAGCAGCAGCTCGGCATCGAGCAGGTGATGGGTGCTCTCCAGAACATCCGTCAGGCAAGCCAGCAGACGGCCGCAGGCACCCGCCAGCTCGATACGGCGGCCGCCAACCTGTCGTCCCTTGCGCAGCAGCTTCTCGGCCTCGCCGAGCGCTATCGTCTGTAACCGGCCGACGGTGGGGACGCGCGTGTCGTGACGGATATTCGCAAGCAGCTTTTGGCAGCCTTCGAGGCGGAGCACCGGGAGCATCTTCAGGCGATCCGGACCGCGCTCGACCATGCCGCCGGGGGCGAGATCGACCTGACGGACGTATTTCGCCGGGCGCATAGCCTCAAGGGCGCAGCCCGCGCCGTCGACCTGCCGGCCGTGGAGGAAGTGGCCCATCAGCTCGAATCGCTCTTCTCCCAGGTGCTCGACGGCCAGCAATCCCTGGACGAGCCCACCATCGCGAATGTGAGGCTGAACCTCGACCTCATCGAGGATCTGGTCGCGAATATCCTGAAGCCGACGGAGCGGGAGACGGCATCGGTTTCGAAGCCAGCGCCGCTCGAACCGGAACCGGCAGCGCCGAAGGCGGATGCTCCCGCCCACACCGATGCCGGCACGGGAGCCTATCTCCGTGTCGCCACCGGGCTGATGGAGGAACTGTCCGATTCCATGCATCAGCTTCTGGCCGAGTTGCAGACCAATGAGGGAATCGACGACACGTTGCGACAGATCGAGCTGGAAATCCGGGGGCTCAGACGAAGCTGGGATCAGCTTCACGCGCAGGTCAATACGCTGGGGTCCGCCACGCAGCGCACTCCCCAAGCCAACGGTTCCCGCAACAGCCCATCCTTCGCCCCGCGCCTGCGCGATTTCGATCAAGGCCTGAAAGCGCTGTTTCGCAGGCTGTCCGCCCTGTCCCGCGACAGACGGCAGTCGAGCTGGTCCATCGATCAAGCGGCGCGTCTGGTTCGCGACAACATCGACCGCGTCTCCCTCGTGTCGGCGGAGACGGTTTTCGGCGGGTTCGGCCATATGGTTCGCGAGATCGCGCGCAAGGCCGGACGCGACGTGAACGTGCGCAGCATCGGCCTCGACATCCAGGCGGATCGGCAAGTGCTCCAAGCCCTCAAGGATCCCGTGATGCACCTCCTGCGCAACGCGGTGAGCCACGGGATCGAGCCGCCGGACGAGCGCTTCGCGAAGGGCAAGGCGGAGCGGGCCGAGGTCACCCTGGAATTGGCCTCCCGCGGCGGACGCCTGGTCATCACCGTTCGCGACGACGGACGGGGACCGAACCTGGCGCGGATCGAGGACGTCGCCATCGAACGTGGGCTGCTGCAGCCAAGGGCTGCCGGCCATCCACCGCCGATGATGGACCAGCTGCTGTCCCTCGTCTTTGCCCCCGGCTTCTCGACGGCAGATGGAGTCGACCGGCTTTCCGGCCGGGGCATGGGCCTGTCCGTGGTTGCGGAGGCCGCCCGCAAACTGCAGGGCTCCGTTCTGATGCGACCGCGCTATCCCCATGGGACGGAGATTCTGCTGAACGTGCCCTTCACGGCGGCGCGTCAGCCCCTGCTGCTCCTGGAAGCGGAGGAGCGGATGTTCGGCCTGCCCTCCCATGCGGTGGTGCGCCTCCTGCGGCTGCCTGCCGACACGCTGGAAAGTGTGGAAGGCCGCCCCACGACACGGATCGAGATCGGGGGACAGGACGTTATCGTTCCAGTCGTCGCCCTCGCAGCCCTGACAGGATCTCCGAATGCCCCCCTCCCCACCGAGGCTGGACACGTGAAGGCCGTGCTCGTCCGTCACGGCTCTCGCACCTGCGCGCTCGCCGTCAATATGTTCCACGATGTCCGGACGATGCTGGTCAGTGACATTCAGGCGGTCGGGCTCAACGATCTGGTCTCGGGTACCGTCCTTCTGGAAAACGAGATGCCGGCCCTGGTGCTGAGCCCCGACAAGCTGATCGAGCATTGGGTCAAGAATGAAGGCAGTCTCGCGGCCGGAGGCCTCGGGCTCGCCCGGTGGAATCCCGAGGAAGAGCGGCGGGCGCGGACGATCCTCGTGGTCGACGATTCCATCACGACCCGCACTCTCGAAAAGAGCATTCTGGAGGCGCAGGGCTACGAGGTCCTCCTCAGCGTCGACGGCATCGACGCCCTTCACGTCCTGCGGTCGGGCGAAGCCATCGTGGATCTCGTCATTGCCGACGTGGAGATGCCGCGCATGGACGGGTTCGGGTTGCTGCAGGCGGTCAAGAACGATCCGCGGCTCTCCACGCTTCCGGTCATTCTCATGACGTCGCGGGCAGACCCGGAGGACGTCCGCAAAGGCCTGGATCTGGGCGCGAGCGCCTATATTACCAAGCAGAAGTTCGATCAACGCGAACTCTTGGCGACGATCGGGCAGGTGCTGTGAGTTTCCGGCGATGAGCATGGCGTCTCAGCCACGGGTGCGTGTGATGGTCGTCGAGGATTCCCTCGTCGTCCGTCAGCTGCTCGTCCATATCATCGCCAGCGACCCTCGCCTTGTGGTGGCGGCCGCCGTCAGCTCGGCCGAGGAAGCCCTCCAGGAAATCGGCCGCGTGCAGCCGGATGTGGTATCCATGGATATCCGCCTCCCCGGAATGGACGGGCTCGAGGCGACGCGCCGGATCATGTCGGAACACCCGACGCCCATCGTCGTCATCGCCGACAGCATCGAGGATTCCTCTCTCAAGATCTCCATGAATGCCCTGCGGGCCGGAGCGCTGACGGTGGTGGAAAAGCCCGTTGGCCTCTCCAGCGCCAATTATGCGGGAATTGCCAGCACCATCTGCACCCAGCTCTACATCATGAGTCAGGTCCCGGTGGTCCGGCAGCGCTCCTTTGCCCCATGGCGCGAGAGGACGACGATCGCGCCTCCCAGGCGCGATCCGGAATGGAGCGCGGCACGCCCGAGCATCATGGGGATCGCCGCTTCCACGGGTGGACCGCCGGCCCTCGCGAAGGTCCTGGGGGCCCTGCCAGCGGATTTCTCCCTGCCGGTCCTCCTGGTCCAGCACATGGGCGCTCCGTTCATGGAGGGCTTCGCCTCCTGGCTGAACGGGCTGGTGCCCTTGAAGGTCCGCCTGGCGCAGGATCAGGAGATTCCGGCCGCAGGCCATGTCTATGTGGCGCCCGGCGACCGTCACCTCCTGCTCTCCCCTGCCGGTACCCTGAAGGTGAGCGCCGAGCCCCATTTGGGCAACCAGCGGCCCTCCGCGACCATGCTGTTCCAGTCCATGGCCCGGTCTGTGGGCCGGAGGGGCCTCGGGGTCATCCTCACCGGCATGGGCGAGGACGGAGCGCAGGGCCTCGTCGAACTGCGCCAGGCCGGAGGTTACGGGCTCGGCGAGGACGAAAGCACCGCCGTCGTCTATGGGATGCCCGCCGCGGCCTCCCGCATGGGTGGCGTCAATGTCAGCCTGCCCCTGGACCTGATCGGTCCCCGGATCCTGAGGCTGGCGCGGGGAGAGGGCGAATGAGTGCCGGTTCCGTTGCCCAGGCGGCCGAGATTCTCCTGGTCGAGGATTCGGAAACCCAGGCCCTTCAGCTGCGCCACATGCTCGAGACGAACGGGTTCAACGTCTCCTGGCGCTCCACGGCGGAAGCGGCTCTCGACAGCCTGAACGAGAAACTGCCCGATCTCGTCATCGCCGATTATCATCTGCCCGGCATGAATGGAGACGAACTGACCCGCCAGATGCGCCTCAACGTAAGAACGCGGGCGATCCCGGTCATCATGCTGACCGAAGCCAGGGAACGAACCGTCGAGCGGCAGGGGCTGGAGAGCGGCGCGGACGCCTATATTTCAAAATCTGCAGAACAGGAACTGGTCGTTCTGCGGATCAAGGCGCTCCTGCGCCGGCGCTCCTCTCCCATCGGAGATTCCCGAGAAGAGCGGCAATCCCCGAGTTTCGGCACCTTCCGCCGGGCCTGCGTCCTGATCGTGGACGACAGCTCGACGCACCGCACCTACCTCCAGAACCTGCTGACCCATGAAGGTTACGCGGTGACGCCAGCCTCGGAGCCAGCCGAAGCACTCCGGCTCGTCCGCAGGGTAGATGCAACCTGGGACTGCATTCTGGTCAATCTGCTGAGCGCGGGATTCGACGGCATCGAATTGTGCCGTCAGTTGAACCTCTATCGTGGCCTTGCTCCCCTGCCCGGCGCGGACGCGCCGAGCTTTGCCATCGTGGGGCTCGGTCACGAAGATGGCGGTGAACTGCTCGCACGCGCGTTTGCGGCGGGCGTCGACGACATCGTTCCCTCGACGGTCGAAGCCGATGTGATGCGCGTACGCATCCGCGCGCTCGTCCGGCGCAAGCTCATGCAGGACGAGAACTG is a window of Microvirga lotononidis DNA encoding:
- a CDS encoding methyl-accepting chemotaxis protein, translated to MTISIANRILLGFAVIVALMVGLCVYAINQLDDVRQSTETIVTRDLMLMRQIEDLGDLQNNMRGLREEILSRFYLRSLGQQQSSGEDLTRAWEQQAAATESAMAQAIATVNDFVNRSVTAQRAEAWRRIAEIFSRASGDLRQIRTLTERQFAAEQGNDLAAVAATQNGLNASRESWNRNLVQARSVLGEAITIGQRRIGEVYEQSRMSIILAVAVAALLSVLITYALRSSITGPLGNFMSFVERVGRGELGGQKALAGKDEIGHLGATLNTMVDGLRQLAQQSREATENLNAAAAEIRASTQEQAASVEEQLAAVQETAATVDEITHSGTQIGKRAQEVIASAQAAAQTSVSGLQAVEETARAMDAIREQAEAVAENIVALSEKTQAVGEIITSVNDISERTHLLALNAAIEAAAAGENGRSFAVVASEMKTLADQAKDATLQVRSILGDIQRGINSSVMLTEEAVKRVAAGKERTDITQQTITGISGQIQESVQTFQQIIASTNQQQLGIEQVMGALQNIRQASQQTAAGTRQLDTAAANLSSLAQQLLGLAERYRL
- a CDS encoding hybrid sensor histidine kinase/response regulator, yielding MTDIRKQLLAAFEAEHREHLQAIRTALDHAAGGEIDLTDVFRRAHSLKGAARAVDLPAVEEVAHQLESLFSQVLDGQQSLDEPTIANVRLNLDLIEDLVANILKPTERETASVSKPAPLEPEPAAPKADAPAHTDAGTGAYLRVATGLMEELSDSMHQLLAELQTNEGIDDTLRQIELEIRGLRRSWDQLHAQVNTLGSATQRTPQANGSRNSPSFAPRLRDFDQGLKALFRRLSALSRDRRQSSWSIDQAARLVRDNIDRVSLVSAETVFGGFGHMVREIARKAGRDVNVRSIGLDIQADRQVLQALKDPVMHLLRNAVSHGIEPPDERFAKGKAERAEVTLELASRGGRLVITVRDDGRGPNLARIEDVAIERGLLQPRAAGHPPPMMDQLLSLVFAPGFSTADGVDRLSGRGMGLSVVAEAARKLQGSVLMRPRYPHGTEILLNVPFTAARQPLLLLEAEERMFGLPSHAVVRLLRLPADTLESVEGRPTTRIEIGGQDVIVPVVALAALTGSPNAPLPTEAGHVKAVLVRHGSRTCALAVNMFHDVRTMLVSDIQAVGLNDLVSGTVLLENEMPALVLSPDKLIEHWVKNEGSLAAGGLGLARWNPEEERRARTILVVDDSITTRTLEKSILEAQGYEVLLSVDGIDALHVLRSGEAIVDLVIADVEMPRMDGFGLLQAVKNDPRLSTLPVILMTSRADPEDVRKGLDLGASAYITKQKFDQRELLATIGQVL
- the cheB gene encoding chemotaxis-specific protein-glutamate methyltransferase CheB; this encodes MSMASQPRVRVMVVEDSLVVRQLLVHIIASDPRLVVAAAVSSAEEALQEIGRVQPDVVSMDIRLPGMDGLEATRRIMSEHPTPIVVIADSIEDSSLKISMNALRAGALTVVEKPVGLSSANYAGIASTICTQLYIMSQVPVVRQRSFAPWRERTTIAPPRRDPEWSAARPSIMGIAASTGGPPALAKVLGALPADFSLPVLLVQHMGAPFMEGFASWLNGLVPLKVRLAQDQEIPAAGHVYVAPGDRHLLLSPAGTLKVSAEPHLGNQRPSATMLFQSMARSVGRRGLGVILTGMGEDGAQGLVELRQAGGYGLGEDESTAVVYGMPAAASRMGGVNVSLPLDLIGPRILRLARGEGE
- a CDS encoding response regulator, translated to MSAGSVAQAAEILLVEDSETQALQLRHMLETNGFNVSWRSTAEAALDSLNEKLPDLVIADYHLPGMNGDELTRQMRLNVRTRAIPVIMLTEARERTVERQGLESGADAYISKSAEQELVVLRIKALLRRRSSPIGDSREERQSPSFGTFRRACVLIVDDSSTHRTYLQNLLTHEGYAVTPASEPAEALRLVRRVDATWDCILVNLLSAGFDGIELCRQLNLYRGLAPLPGADAPSFAIVGLGHEDGGELLARAFAAGVDDIVPSTVEADVMRVRIRALVRRKLMQDENWRIEAELRERELALARARAEAASAEALANANRELEEANDLLKGTQAQLVQAAKMASLGELVAGIAHEINNPLAFIQAHQGTVDKLLTEIAAKLPPEAGLERQVQKSRDRVGAMKLGLARIQELVLNLRRFSRLDEGDFQTVNVPESIETVLALLGHKLGTRIDVRRHYHAVPDLYCSPALLNQVVMNIVGNAADAIKGTGGIDIETESNETTYTIKISDTGPGIPGELRERIFEPFFTTKPVGSGTGLGLAIAYSVVQAHKGSIAVDAGPHGGAQFTITIPRRIVS